In Erythrobacter sp. KY5, the DNA window CGATACCGTCGCGTGTCGCCCACAATTTACGATGCTGGCGTGCCGGGTTCTTCAGCGCCGCTTCGACCGGATGCCGCCCCCACAGGCGCACATATCCCGCGGAAGCCTTGCCCGAGCCGCGCCCGCCCTTCATTCGACCTGCACGACCACGCAGCGCCTTTTTGCGCTCACCTTTTGCCATTGGAAATCCTGTTTTTCTGCAATTGCCAAGCTCCCTGCCAGTAGCCCCATTGACAGGCAAGCGCAGCTTCGCCAAAGGGGCGCCTCTCGGCAGCGAAGCGACATTTCGCTTCACCCATTGAAAGGCGCCGCTCAGCAGCGTTTTCGTCAGGGCCCATGTGTGGACAGGTGGCCGAGTGGTTAAAGGCAGCAGACTGTAAATCTGCCCGCGCAAGCGTACGCTGGTTCGAATCCAGCCCTGTCCACCACCGGCTCTTCGCTCACAATCACGCATCCGCGATTGGCAGGCCCCTCGACCGTTTAAGACGGTGTATTGGCAATCGCTCGCTCTGACGAATGCCGACGCGATGCGGGTGGCGACCGATTTCCTGAGATACTGGCTGGAATGGCTAGGCGGTAAGCGGCCTACATTCGGACGCAGGAAAATCGCGATGGCAAGGTTCGCTTCTGCACATCCTAGCCCATCTGCCGAAAGGGCACGAGACAAGCGAGCGGCGAATGATGCCGTGGGTCGCGTGCATCACGGGCCAGCCTTATCGACTTACAATTATTCCAACTGGGAAGAATCGGGGGCGCAGGCAAGCCGGGCGGCGCGCTCTCCGCCACAAATTTGAGTGCGGCGCTGACCCATGTCCTGAAAGGCGCGGAGCCGGACTCGGCGGCGGCGGCGATCGGGACACGGCACTAATACAGCGGGCGCATTATCGGCAAGCGGTGCGAGACGAGTGAGAACCTATCTGTCTTCGAGTTCGTCGTGCATTGCCCGCTCATCTAAAGCCGGTCTGATCGAAGTGTTATCTTGCTATGCTGGGACCTACTGTTAGGGTGTGTAGTGCTCAAGAAAATTTAAGGAAACCAAATGGATGATCCAGTGCTCGAGGCACGCAACCAGGTAAACACCTGCCTCGCTGAATTGCAAACCGCTCTGTCAAATTATTGGCGAGAGGCTGGCGAGCCGCCGAGCTTTATTCTGGAGGCTGCAGCCCCAGCTCTCCCGCAAGGTGCACTGAAAAATGCGAAACTGTACGCTGATCGCGATCTGTTGATGCAAGAAACCCTTATGGAGGGGGCAATTGTTGCTGAAGTCGGCACATTGAACGGTAACTGGGCTGCAAGAATGCTTGAGCAAAAATCGCCCGCTGAATTGCACCTTTTTGATAAAACATTCGATAGAGTTAGAAAAGATGTTCGTGCGAACCCCGTCGTCACAGAACATCAAGGCCATTCATGGGGCGAAATATCCAAACTTCCTGACAGTCACTTCGACTGGATTTATCTTGATGCAGCGCACGATCTTCAAAGCGTCCGCCGAGACAGGAATGCGAGTATTCCCAAACTGAAGCCGACGGGCATACTTGTGTTTAACGATTATGTTCACTGGTCGCACATGCTTGCTCAGCCGTATGGCGTCGTCGTTGCAGCTAACGAGATGGCTCAATCAGGATGGGATGTAGTTGGCCTAGCGATTACTCCTCACGGCTATTGGGACATCGCGTTCAGACGAAGCGGCAGCTAATACTGGGCTGCGATATCGCTAATCCAGTTTTTTCCAGCGCGCGCGGCTTCACCAAAATAGAGGCAAATAGTCGATAGAGCCGCCGCGCTTTCGACACACCGTGGGCGAAAATACCGAGGAATTCCCAAAACCTGAAAAACAATCGACGAAAATCATTTTTCTAGTGGCGAGACTCTACATAGCGTTTGCCACCACCGGCTCTTCCATTGCTTCTTGATCGGTACAGCGATCGTATCGCGCAAAGCGAAACCGGGACGCAGCATTGTGCGTCCCGGCATTCTGGTTATCGGACGATGTCCATTTCCTCGATCAGCGCATCGGCGCCGTCGACCTTTTCCATTACCCACAGCATGTAACGCGAATCGACGTGGATCGAACGGGTGGTGCGCGGGTCGAAGTCCCAGTCGGAATTGACGCTTTCGAACGTTCCGTCGAACAGCAGGCCGACAAGTTCGCCCCGTGCGTTGAGCGTAGCTGAACCGCTGTTGCCGCCCGTCACGTCGAGGTCGGAAAGGAAGTTCACCGGGACCGAATTGATCGATTCCAGCTCGTACTCGCCGTAATCTTTCGCCTCGATCAGATCGAGCTGGCCCTGGGGCGAGTTGAAGGGCTCTTCGCCAGTGTCTTTTTGCGTGATGCCTTCAAGAGTGGTGAAGGGCAGGTATGCCATCCCGTCGAACGGCGAGCCGCCCATGACGTTGCCGAACGTGATGCGCAGCGTCGAGTTTGCATCGGGGTAAGGCAAGCCGCCTTGCTCTCGCTGCCACTGGGTGATGGCCTCCATGTAGGCCGGGCGCAGCGCGAGCGAGCGACCGGAGCGCTCCTCGGATTCGTTTTCGAGGCCGCGCTCATAATCGTAAAGAGCAACGGCCAGCTGGACGAAGGGATCTTCGCTTGCCTCGAACGTGCCCGCATCGGCTTCCATCAGGGCAAGGCGGGTTTCGGTGTCACCCAGCGTGGTGCTGGCATAGTACCGGTCGAGCAGGGCCGGGAGGTCCGCTGCTGTCGTCTCGGCAGTCAGACCCAGCGCTTCGTCGAATACGGAGACACGCTCTTCGACCGGCTGCTGGAGATAGCCGCTGAGGAACAGAACCCACTCCGCCTTGTCGACAGCTGCATCGTAGCGACGATCAAGCGCCTGCAGACCCTGGCGGAAGAAGGTCATGTCGCGATCCTGATAGCCGGGCTCACGCTCGGCATCGGGAAGCTCGCGCTCTTTGGACAGGCGGTAAAGGCGCTGTACCGCAGACAGGAGAGCAGGGCGCGTCGCGTTGTTGTACCAGAAGTTGGTGCGCGAGGCAGTGGCGCTTTCCTGTGAGAGCGCCGCAAGAGCCGTGATTGTTTCGCCATAGCCGGCGCGAGCAGGATCGGCTGCGATCCAATCAGACAGAGCAGCTTCGCGCGCTGCGCGACGTTCAACGAGGCCGACGCGGCGCGCGCCTTCGATCTGGCCTCGCAGGTTTTTCTCATAATTGTTGAGGCCAGCAAGGCGGCTTTCATACTTCACGCGCGCGTCAGAGCCTTCGGGTGCGGCGTTCTCGATCGTCGCGATCCAGCTGGTCAGCAGACCCTGGAAGGTCGGGTAGGTCCAATTGAAGGTGTTTTCGACTTCGGCCAGCAGCGTGTAGCGGCTGGTCGATCCGGGGTAGCCTGCGACCATCACGAAATCGCCATCGTCCAGCCCGGCTGCGCTTACTTTGAGGTGATGGTCGGGCTGATACGGGACGTTGGCTTCGTCGAAATCGGCAGCCGATCCGTCGGGTGCGACATAGGCGCGGTAGAACGCGAAGTCGCCCGTGTGGCGCGGCCACATCCAGTTGTCGATATCGCCGCCATACTTGCCGATAGAATCCGCCGGCGCATAGACAAGGCGCACGTCGCGCACTTCGAGACGCTTGATGAGCGTGTATTCGGCGCCGCCATAATAGCTTGCGACAAGGCAGCGATAACCGGCTTCGGCCTCGCATTCAGCAGTGATGTCCTTGCGGCGCTGTTCGATCGCGGCGTAGCGGTCGATCGGGCTCATCGCTTCGGTCCCTTCGCGCACACGGGCGGTGACGTCAGTCAGTTCGGTCGTCACGTAGACGCGCGAGCCGGGCGCTGCGGGAAGTTCGGCGCCCTTGGTCTCGGCCAGAAAACCGTTGGCGAGATAGTTGTTCTCGGCGGTCGAATTGTACTGAACGGATCCGCGCGCGCAGTGGTGATTGGTCACCACGAGGCCTTCGGGCGACACGAAGCTTGCCGAGCAACCGCCAAGCGACACGACCGCACCCATCGGGAAACCGGTAAGGTCGGTCAGCATTTCTGGATCAAGTTCGAGGCCTGCCTCCTGCAAGGCTTCGCTGATGTCAGGCAACTGTTCGGGCGTGAACATGCCCTCTTTCGCAGCAGTAGGGGCGGCAATCACGGTTCCGGCCAGAAGGCCGAGGACGAGCGACTTGATAGGCTTCATTTTTGCGAGTTCTCCGAACGGATGCGTGAAGTGCAGGAGAAATCACCTGTTATGATCAATCGCCCGTCACCTCGGCCCTGCCTCTTTGCGGGCAGTGGCCTTGTTGGCGCGAGGCAATGCAAACAGATGCGGTGCCTGTCAATGACATGGGATATCCTGATGCGCGCAGGAAGCCTTCAGAAGTTCATGAACACATTAACGTTGGCCACGTGGTCGGCGCGGTTCTCACCATCGCGAAACACCGTCTGGTTGAGGTAGCCCGGCACGACCTCAACGCCCTGCGCCACCGGGATCGAGAAACCGACGAAGTTACGCCAGATCTGCAATCCGTCATCCTGAAGCGGGGTTTCGTTCAAAGCGAAGAAAGGTTCGGTGTAGGCGACCAGCTTGTTGTTGTCGGTGATCGGCACGCGCAATTGGAGGAAGGGGCGGAAACGCAGAGCGACCTCGCCATCTTCCTCGAAGGTGCGCTGTTCGAAACGATTGCGCGAATCCAGCGTGATGCCGCCCGGCGTCTCAATCAGGCGGATGTTTAGCTCCTGATAGAAACGATGCTCGTTCGTTTCGACCGGTCCGATGGGATCGGTCAGGATATAGGCATAGCCAGCACCGATGCTGACGCGGTCGCTGATCCGGTATCCGACAAGCGAGCGGAGCAGCAACTGGCCGAGCCGGTCGGCGTCATTGGTGAAACGTTCCTGCGCTTCGCCGCGCACGAACCACTCGCCTTCCTTGTCGAGATCGAGAACGATGAACTGGCCGGTCCAGATGTTGAAATCTTCTTCCGCTGCCGCCGGCGTTGCTGCGAACGCGGTAAGGCTCGCCGCGAGAATGGCGGCGCGCATAGCGGTGGGTTTCACGATGGATGTCATTCGATCCTCGAACCTGTGTTGTGTTTTCAGGTACCTTGAAACGCACAACCAGAGCGCGCGTTTCCAAAAAAGAAGAGCGACTGACAGCACGAATGGGCGCCGCAGCCGCTCAAGTTTTTTCGTAGGGTACGAATTTTCCCTCGGGGGGGTAGGGAACTGGGGTGATGGGCGCGAGGACGGAGGGGGGTTGTTAGGGGCATGAGGACCGCCCCCGCGCACCATCGGGGTAAAGGGTTTAATTACCGCTCTGAGCAACTTGGTCGGGTGCAGGGTCAAACGGCATCGAACTGTGGTGAGTGTTGATCTTCAGGTTGCCGTCCTCGTCACGGACGTAGCCGAAGGTGTACTCAACCTTGGTCACGCTGCCGTCGGGGCCGGTGAAGTAATAATTGCCCATGGCCATCGCGTTGTCGTCATCGGTCACGATGCCTTCGTTCTCGAAACGAACATCGGTCCAGCCCTTGATGGCAAAACCACTGTCTTCAGCGCGCATGCCCTTAACGAAGTAGCTGAGCGCTTCGTTATAGGTGCCGCGAAACTGGTCTTCGGCAGCAAGGGTCGGCTTGAACAGCACCATGCCGTCATCATAGTTGTAAAGCGTGTCGAGGTGGTTGCGGGCAACCGCTTCGTAGTCCTGGCCGTTCGCATGAGCGGTAGAAATCCTGACGATGCCTTCGCCCCAGGCCTTCTGTGCGGCTTCGACTTCTTCAGTCGTGATCGGCGCCGAATCCTGAGCCATGGCAGGCGCGCTGAGTGCAGCAAAAGCAGCTGCGCTGCCTAGAAGGGCGGTAGAAAGCGATCGGCTGGCGAAAATCTTCATGTGACAATTCCTTGTTCTGTGGGGCGCCGGAGAGTTTCGGCTGCCGGAAATCTTTGATTGCGTTGTCGTATTCTCGACTTGCAACGATGAAATAGGGGAGAAGGGGGAGGCTAAAATCAGCCACTTGGCATGCGTTCCGGCGTAGGCCGATTGGCCTATGTGTTTTGCGCCAGAGGCTTTAGATATGTCTGTATGAAAGCGGTCATGTCCACTTTGCCAACCGATGGCGAAACTATTGCCGAACTGCGCGAACTGTACCGCGCGGCAGAGGCGCGTGCTGCGCGATTGCGGCTTCTGTCGACGTCTGGACGCGAATTGGCCGAAGCCGATCCTTCCACAGTGGATGTCATCCTTTCGCGCTGTGCCGAGCGGCTGGCTTTCTTCGTGGGAAAACGTTCGGCCGTTGTCGAAAAAGGCGTTTCTGCCGACGGGATAGCGATTCATGCGCCAGGCCCCAATGGAAAGAAGCTTGCCGCAATGGTCATCGACGGCATCGAAACACTTAACGATGTCGCCGACGAAGAAGACCGCGAGGCCGTGCGCATGGAGCTTGAGCTCATGGGCGCGACGATCGATCGCATCGAAAAGGAAAACGAGCGGGGCGAATTGCTTGCCGCTCTGCGCGAACGTGAAAAGCGCCTCGAAATGCTGCTGGAGAGGATCTTTACCGCACAGGAGGAAGAGCGCCGCCGGGTCAGTCACGAATTGCACGATGGCGTGGCGCAAACCGCAACTGCGCTGGTTCGCATTCTCGAAGGCGCTGAAAAGACCGGCTGTAAGTCGGGCACGAGTACGGAGGGAGTTTCGCATGCCGATGTCGCGCGCAGCCTCGTTTCCGAATTGCGCCGCGTCATTGGCGGTTTAAGACCCACCTTGCTTGACGATCTGGGCCTGCCCGCAGCGCTCCAGTCCTTGTGCGACGGGTTGGAGGCGGAAGGCTTCGAAGTCTCGCAACGGATCACTCCGCGGGCGCAGCGTCATTCTCCGCTCATTGAAACAGCGCTGTTCCGGGTGGCTCAGGAAGCCATCGCGAACATTCACAAACACGCAGGCGGCCCCTGCGAGGTCTCGGTCGAAGCGGACCTCCACAGCGATCCGGTCGTTCTTCGCATCGCGGACCATGGAAAGGGTCCGTCGGAAAAAACACGGTTGAACGGTGATGGGCCGGGCCACAATGTCGGCATCGAGGTGATGAAGGAGCGCATGACAGCGATCGGCGGAACACTGGACTGGCGAGCAGGCAATGGCGGCGGTGTGACTGTAATTGCGTGCCTTCCAGCAAGAGAACCTAAATGACCGCGCCGCGCATCCTGATTGTCGATGATCACCAACTCGCAAGGGAAGGCCTGCGCGCTGTTCTCGCAGCAGACGGATTGGACGTCGTCGGCCTCGCCTGCACTGGCGAAGAAGCGGTGGAGCTTGCAGGCTCGCTTGTTCCTGATGTCGTCTTGATGGACGTGCGGCTTGGCGATGGAATTGACGGTCTTGAAGCCACACGGCAGGTCGTCGCGCTTGGACTGCCGATCAAGGTGGTGATGCTGACCTTGCATGAAATGCCCGGTTATGTGCGCGAGGCTCTGGCTGCGGGCGCGGCGGGATATGTCCTCAAAGACACCGAAATCGGCGACCTGCGCGCTGCCATCAATCAGGTGATGGCGGGTCAGTCGGCTCTGCCGCTCGACCTGGTCTCTGCCGCGATGCGCGCTGAAAGCCGGCCAGAGCCGAAAGGCGACCTCTCGCAGATACTGACATCGCGCGAGCAGGAAGTGGTCGAACTTGTCTCAGAAGGTCTGACGAACAAGGAGATCGCCCGAAAGCTCGATATAAGCCCCGCCACCGTCAAGGTTCATGTCGAGCGGCTGATCGGCAAGCTTGGCGTTGCCGACCGAACACAGGCGGCGGTGGTGGCGGTCAAACTGAAATCGGGGCAGGCCCGCCCGTTGTGAGCACCTTTCCCGATTCGCGAACGACCCGTTTCTGGGCTGACCGTCCGCTTGCCTATAAAGGCGTGGTGGTCATCGCATTGCCGCTTGCCATCCTGATCGGCGCGCTTGTGTCGCTCTATCTTGCAAGCAACGCGGAAGCCGAAGCAGAAGACGATGTGCGCCGCGCCTTTGCGATCCAGCGCGATATCTATCAGGTTCGGGCGATGCTGGCAGAGGCAGCGGCGGGTGTCGGCGATTATGCCCTGACCCGCGAGGATCGCTTCCTCGAACCGTTTGAGCGCATGGAGAACCAGCTCACTCCTACGCTTCGGCGGCTCGATGTCGCAATCGAAGACGACAGGGTTCGTGCCGAATTCGAAGACCTGATGGTCGTGGTTGAACGAAAGCGCGACGGGCTGCGCGAAACAATTGCGCTGGCGCAGGACCCGCAGCCAACCTCGTCCGCCGAGATCCAGCAATCTCTTCTCGCAAGCAAGATCACCTTGGATGCCGTGCGACGCGAGATCGACAACATCCAGCGCCAGGAAGCAATCGTTCTCGATGAACGACGCGCATTGGTGGACGATGTGCGCGCACGCTTTTTTGCGCTGACGGCGGTGAGCGGGATCATCGGCCTGCTCGGCAGCCTTATGGCGGTTTACCTGTTCTCGACCGGGATCGTGCGCCGCGTGAGCAAGCTTGAACAGAACGCCGAGATGCTGGCGCGCGGCGAGCGGCTGACCGAGCTTCCCGAAGAGGCCGATGAAATTGGCCGCCTTTCCCAGCGGCTGGTCGGGGCGAGCGCGCTGCTGCGCAAGCGTGAGGACGATTTGCGGGCGAGCGAGGAACGCTTCCGCCTCGTTATCGAACGTGTGCGCGATTACGGGATCTTCACGCTCGATACTGACGGGGTCGTGACGAGCTGGAACCTTGGTGCAGAACGCATAAAGGGCTGGCAGGCAGACGAGATCCTGGGTCAGCATTTCAGCCAGTTCTACCCTGACGACACGCGCGATTTCCTTCCGGACCAGATGCTTGAACGGGCCCGCGAGCAGGGCGCTGCCGAGGATGAAGGGTGGCGTGTTCGCAAGGACGGTTCGGTGTTCTGGGCGAATGTCGTCATAACCGCGCTTCGTAACGAAGCGGGCGAGCTACAGGGCTTTGCCAAGGTCACGCGCGACATGTCGGAACGCCGCCGAAGCGAGGAAGCGCTAAGGCTGGCACGCGAAGATGCGGTCGCGGCAAGCCTTGCAAAGAGCGAGTTTCTCTCCCGCACCAGCCACGAATTGCGCACGCCGCTCAATGCCATTCTCGGCTTTGGACAATTGCTCGAAATTGACCTCGATGATTTCAGCCAGCCCCATCAGGAAGCGGTTGAGCGGATCACCAGAGCAGGCCGTCACCTTCTCTCGCTCATCAACGATTTGCTCGATATCTCCAGTATCGAGGCGGGCGGGGCAGAGCTAGAATATGAGAAGGTCGATCTCGTGACCATGCTCGAAGAAGTGCACGATCTTGCCGAACCGATCGTATCGAGCGCTGGCCTGTCGTTCGAAATGGCATTGCCCGCAGCGGGTTCAAGCCTCGTCGCCGATCGCCGCCGCATGACGCAGGTGATCCTCAACCTTGTCGGCAATGCCGCCAAGTACAATGCCGAAGGCAGCTTTGTGCGGCTGGGGGCAGAGCTTGACGGTGAAGGGGGCGCCACATTCTTCGTTGACGATGACGGACCCGGCATCGACCCGGCCAACGCCTCGCGGCTTTTCACCGCGTTCGATCGCCTCGGACAGCACAAGCGTGACAAGACCGAGGGCACGGGGCTTGGACTTGCCTTGTCCAAGGCTTTGGTGGAGTCGATGGGCGGGGAAATCGGCTACATCCCCCGCAAACCCGGCAGCCGTTTCTGGTTCACCTTGTCCAGCCAGCCCATCGAGCCGAGCCGCCCAAAGGCCCATCAGGAGTCCTGACGAAATGCCCCAGCAATTGATCGTGGCGGAAGAAATCCTTTCGCGCCGCATTCTTGCGATCGACGATGAGGAAGCGAATGTCGCGCTTCTGCGCAACCTCCTGCAACGCGAAGGGTACGAGGATGTTCACTGCCTGACCGATTCAACCAAGGCGCTGGCAACCTATATCGATCTGGAACCCGACCTCGTCCTGCTCGACCTGATGATGCCCGAGGTCGATGGCTTTCAATTGCTCGAAGCCTTCTCACGTCACGATGCAGCCGATGAGTTCAGGCCCGTTCTGGTGCTGACCGCCGACACCACCATTCAGGCGCGGCGCAAGGCGCTGGCGCTGGGAGCGAAAGATTTCGTCGCCAAACCCTTCGACGTGATCGAAGTGGGTCTTCGCATTTCGAACCTGCTCGAAACGCGGCTCCTTTACGAACGCCTGCGCGCCTCGCCCAGCGACTAGACCGTCATCGACGTGCCGCGATAGATTTTCGAGCGGTAGCGCGAATCCTGCGCATCGGGCAGCGGCGCACCAACCAGCAGCACGGCGCGCGTGAAGCGCCGCAATTCCTCGGCATGTTCGTCCGCATCGCGCGGTTCTTCGCTGGAGACGCGGCGGGTGAGGTTGATCTGGTTGACCGGCACGTCGTGGACCAGACGCTCATTCTCGACCGCAACCGTCGCGGTGAAGGCATGCAGGCTGGTCTTCACGAAGTTCGCGAGGGCAACGCCGGGACCGTCCGACCCATACGGCACGTCGGGCGACACCAGTACGACCTGGCACCCGTCATAGAGCGAGGCTTTGCGCGTCACGCGATAGTGGCGGGTGATATTCGCCTCGACCATCTGGGCGAATTCGCTGGTCGACAAGGGATTGCCGTCTTCGAAAAGATGATCGGGCAAAGGTTCGCCAGGCATTGAGAGGACCGTGGTAGGCTTGCCCCAGTTACCCAGCGCTTCGTCCATCGCCTCTTCGATCCCATCCCCCGCGATCAGAACTTCGAGCGCGTCTTTCGAAAGGTCGCCGGGCAGGAGGTCGCGCACGGCCTTCTCGCCGGTCTTGTCCTTGGCGATCAGCACGACCTTGGCGACGCCGCAGCCCGAAACAAGCTCATCGATCGTGGCTGCGACATAATCGGAAAGATGCTCGCCGATGATCCAGACGGTCTTGCCCTTCATCTTGTCGATGCGCTCCTGCTTGGGGCTACCGAACATCTCGCGTTCGGTGTTGGAGCGTTCGACCCTCAGGCCGCCTGATGGCATGAAGGTCTCGCCGCTCACCGCACGGTCGGCGAGGAAGAAGACGGTCGCCTGCGCAACCTCCGCCTCGGTCGGCATCGCACCCAAGTGAAGCTGAGAGATCACGCCCTTGCCGACGCCGCTTGCGACCTTGTCAACTTGTGCGGCAGGCAGGAACGGCTTGTCCTCGGGAGGGGAGAGCTTGAGCCATGTAGCATCGCCGCTGCTCTTGCTCGCCCATTCGTTCGAGCCAAGCAGAAATCCACCAAGCTGAAGGCGGACGAGCAAGCGCTGCGCCATGGCTTCGGTCAGGAGGTATTGGTCCCAGGTGCAAAGCCCGTCACCTTCCGATGCGAAATCGAGTGCCAGCTTTCGCAGCTCTTCGGGCGCTTCGGCATCGTGGCTGAGCGTCGAAGTCGAATTGCGAGAGAGGCGAGTAAGGATCTTCGCCGCATCTCCGCCCTCGCGAATGGCGTGGATCACGGCGGAATAGACCGCGTTCAATCGCTTGTTTTCAAGGATCAGCCTGGCACGGCGCTGGAACAATCCGGGTTTGCCGCCGGTGCCGGACAAACGGTCGCCATCGACGGGGCCGGGAGCGATCGCGTTGCATTGCACCTCTGGTCCAAGGAACGGCGAGAACGCCTCGACCATCGCGCGCTGGCCCGCTTTCGAAAGGCCATAATCGGCGCGGTTGGGATATGCGACCGCTAGGAACTTCTCTCCGCCGAAATAGGACGAGACGTTGAGGACGTAGCCTGAGCCTTGGCTTTTCATCAGCGGCACGACACGCTGCATCAGGTGGTAATTCGAAATGAGGTTCGCATCGAGCGTGAAGCGCCATGCCTCGGGCTCCATGTCGATCACCATGTCCTCGGCGCCCGCAACGCCTGCATTGTTGATGAGGTAATCGATCCGCCCGAACTCCTGAAGCGTCGCGTCAACCGCCTTGTCGAGCGAGGCGAAGTCGCTGACATCGATATCTGCCATGTATTTGACGCGGCGTTCGACCCCGGCAAAGCCGATATCCTGAAGCTCGCCCACGATCCGGTCGCGTGCGGCGACAAGCTCGCTTTCGCGCCTTGCGACCATCATCACCTTCGCGCCCGCGAGCGCGAGCAGCCGCGCAACCTGACCGCCGATCCCGGCCGAACCGCCGGTAATGAAAGCGACTTTGCCCAGGTGCAGCCCGGTAATGTTCTCGGCAAAGCCCACCATGGCTTTGCGTGATCCGGTTTCCTCGCTGATATTGGCGGGCAGTTTCAGGTCGATTTCTGCAATGCGCTGCTCCCGGAAAAGGACGCGCGTCGCGTGCCCGGCGGCGAAGCGGGTGTTCTCGTCTTCAGTGTTGGTGTGGCGAATGATCTGGTTCGACCAGACGGCGTGCTGCGTCGATCCGTTGCCCGCCTGCACACGCTCCTCATCGCGCCAGATGCGGATCAGCTGGGTGATGCCGGCGGAGAGGACCGAGGCGAATGAATTGCCAAGCGGGTCGCCCGGATTGGTCATGAACACGCAGCGGGGAGGGGACTGGAGGTCCTCCCGCCCATGCCAATACCGCGCAAAGCTGCGCGAGGCGGCGATGGCGCCCACCAGTTCTGTGTCCATGAACTTGATGACCGTCTCGTCATCGGCGGCGAGGAGCGATCCGGTGAAGTGGCCCGATGGTTTGACCGGCAGGATGATCGCGCCGGTGATCGCCCCGTCAACGTCACCTGAGAATGCGGCGAGCGCGTCTTCCATGGCGTCCGGCTCGCTGCGGTTGAAACGGGTGACGGTCAATTCGTCGCCGACCCCTTGTGCTTTCAACCGCGCATTGGCTTGCGCAACGTCGGCATTGCGCGCAAGGCCGATGCGGACCCGCGCGCCCGATCCGATCAGTGTGTGAGCGGCGACCAGCGCATCGTCCCAGTTCTCTCCCGAGACGATGAAGATGTTGAGACCCGCCCCGTCGAGCGAGCGCATTGAGGGCCGGGTCATGTAAGTTGAGGCCGACATGCGATTGGCGGAAAGGCCGTGGGTTACGTCCACCTCCTCACCCGCAATCCCTGCGGCTTCCTCGCTCGCAAGAAACAGGCAGGTGCCCGCGATATCCTTGGGGTTTGGCAGGGGCTTGCCATCGACTTTGCCATTGACGCTGCGGGTCAACGCCATTCGACCAGTGAAGTAATCCGCGGTAGTGTCCTTGGGCTGGTTTTGCACCTCGTCCATCGCGGCAAAGACGGTGCGGATGCGGTCGCTTTCGATCGGGCCGGGAAAGACGGTGTTCACCCGGATGCCGCGCGGGCCAAGCTCGCCCGCAAGCTGGTTCGACAGCGCGTTGAGCGCGGCCTTGGGCACTACATAGGCGGTGCGCCCGTAATAGCGCGTGTGGCTGAATATGGTCGAGATATTCACCATCGCGCCGCCCACCGGCATCATCGGCGCAACGATGCGCGCCATGTTCCATGTGACGCCAAGGATGTTGAGCATTGCGTCGCGCACGGTCTCGGTATCGCCGCAAGCCTCCATTTCCTGAGCGCTGAGCGGTACGTTGTGGAGCGGCTGCTTGGGACCAGCAGAACCTGCATTGTTGATGAGAATGTCGATCCGGCCATATTCTTTGCGCAGCTTTGCCATCGCGGCACGGATCGAGTCCGGATTGCCGCCATCGAGGACAGCAGTGTCGATCCGCTCGGGTGCAACGCCGGTGTCCTTGATCAGCTGCTCGCGCGCTGCCGCAATGCGATCCTCGGTGCGCCCCGTCATCACCACGAAAGCGCCTTCGCTGGCAAAGGCGCGCGATATCTCGCTGCCGAGATTGCCAGCCGCCCCGGTGATCAGCGCGACCTTGCCTTCGAGACGGCCCTTGGCGGCGTTTCCTGTTTTGCTCAACTCG includes these proteins:
- a CDS encoding SDR family NAD(P)-dependent oxidoreductase — encoded protein: MSKTGNAAKGRLEGKVALITGAAGNLGSEISRAFASEGAFVVMTGRTEDRIAAAREQLIKDTGVAPERIDTAVLDGGNPDSIRAAMAKLRKEYGRIDILINNAGSAGPKQPLHNVPLSAQEMEACGDTETVRDAMLNILGVTWNMARIVAPMMPVGGAMVNISTIFSHTRYYGRTAYVVPKAALNALSNQLAGELGPRGIRVNTVFPGPIESDRIRTVFAAMDEVQNQPKDTTADYFTGRMALTRSVNGKVDGKPLPNPKDIAGTCLFLASEEAAGIAGEEVDVTHGLSANRMSASTYMTRPSMRSLDGAGLNIFIVSGENWDDALVAAHTLIGSGARVRIGLARNADVAQANARLKAQGVGDELTVTRFNRSEPDAMEDALAAFSGDVDGAITGAIILPVKPSGHFTGSLLAADDETVIKFMDTELVGAIAASRSFARYWHGREDLQSPPRCVFMTNPGDPLGNSFASVLSAGITQLIRIWRDEERVQAGNGSTQHAVWSNQIIRHTNTEDENTRFAAGHATRVLFREQRIAEIDLKLPANISEETGSRKAMVGFAENITGLHLGKVAFITGGSAGIGGQVARLLALAGAKVMMVARRESELVAARDRIVGELQDIGFAGVERRVKYMADIDVSDFASLDKAVDATLQEFGRIDYLINNAGVAGAEDMVIDMEPEAWRFTLDANLISNYHLMQRVVPLMKSQGSGYVLNVSSYFGGEKFLAVAYPNRADYGLSKAGQRAMVEAFSPFLGPEVQCNAIAPGPVDGDRLSGTGGKPGLFQRRARLILENKRLNAVYSAVIHAIREGGDAAKILTRLSRNSTSTLSHDAEAPEELRKLALDFASEGDGLCTWDQYLLTEAMAQRLLVRLQLGGFLLGSNEWASKSSGDATWLKLSPPEDKPFLPAAQVDKVASGVGKGVISQLHLGAMPTEAEVAQATVFFLADRAVSGETFMPSGGLRVERSNTEREMFGSPKQERIDKMKGKTVWIIGEHLSDYVAATIDELVSGCGVAKVVLIAKDKTGEKAVRDLLPGDLSKDALEVLIAGDGIEEAMDEALGNWGKPTTVLSMPGEPLPDHLFEDGNPLSTSEFAQMVEANITRHYRVTRKASLYDGCQVVLVSPDVPYGSDGPGVALANFVKTSLHAFTATVAVENERLVHDVPVNQINLTRRVSSEEPRDADEHAEELRRFTRAVLLVGAPLPDAQDSRYRSKIYRGTSMTV
- a CDS encoding PAS domain S-box protein, which codes for MSTFPDSRTTRFWADRPLAYKGVVVIALPLAILIGALVSLYLASNAEAEAEDDVRRAFAIQRDIYQVRAMLAEAAAGVGDYALTREDRFLEPFERMENQLTPTLRRLDVAIEDDRVRAEFEDLMVVVERKRDGLRETIALAQDPQPTSSAEIQQSLLASKITLDAVRREIDNIQRQEAIVLDERRALVDDVRARFFALTAVSGIIGLLGSLMAVYLFSTGIVRRVSKLEQNAEMLARGERLTELPEEADEIGRLSQRLVGASALLRKREDDLRASEERFRLVIERVRDYGIFTLDTDGVVTSWNLGAERIKGWQADEILGQHFSQFYPDDTRDFLPDQMLERAREQGAAEDEGWRVRKDGSVFWANVVITALRNEAGELQGFAKVTRDMSERRRSEEALRLAREDAVAASLAKSEFLSRTSHELRTPLNAILGFGQLLEIDLDDFSQPHQEAVERITRAGRHLLSLINDLLDISSIEAGGAELEYEKVDLVTMLEEVHDLAEPIVSSAGLSFEMALPAAGSSLVADRRRMTQVILNLVGNAAKYNAEGSFVRLGAELDGEGGATFFVDDDGPGIDPANASRLFTAFDRLGQHKRDKTEGTGLGLALSKALVESMGGEIGYIPRKPGSRFWFTLSSQPIEPSRPKAHQES
- a CDS encoding response regulator; this translates as MPQQLIVAEEILSRRILAIDDEEANVALLRNLLQREGYEDVHCLTDSTKALATYIDLEPDLVLLDLMMPEVDGFQLLEAFSRHDAADEFRPVLVLTADTTIQARRKALALGAKDFVAKPFDVIEVGLRISNLLETRLLYERLRASPSD